In one window of Cupriavidus necator N-1 DNA:
- a CDS encoding helix-turn-helix domain-containing protein, translating to MARARKLLAASTLPVEAIALKSGFASVQAFRACWNKGEAGTPSAYRQASTCSAE from the coding sequence ATGGCACGCGCGCGCAAGCTGCTGGCCGCATCGACGCTGCCGGTGGAAGCGATCGCGTTGAAGAGCGGCTTCGCCAGCGTGCAGGCCTTCCGCGCCTGCTGGAACAAGGGAGAAGCCGGCACGCCGAGCGCCTACCGGCAGGCCAGCACGTGCAGCGCGGAATAG
- a CDS encoding aminotransferase-like domain-containing protein has protein sequence MKLILDASTGIPLTDQIVNGVKSWIGNREARPGAKLPSIRQLAAANGISRFPVIEAYDRLVSQGLLDSRQGSGFYVADSPLAGRSACGWSDPSLAEDLSDHILEQFNHPSGTLKLAGGFVPETWRDVEGLTQAIRAISRNEIDSVIHYATPMGHPELRRQVLLRVRQLGIAAELPQVLITTGASQALDLVVRHLLKPGDTVFVEDPGYYNLFGLLRLHGVQLVGVPHTANGPDPDATEALLRQHKPKLFFTNSVLQNPTGSTLAPPVAFRLLELARRHGFRFVEDDIFSDFQTHFTDRLATLDQLEHVIYIGGFSKTVSASLRVGYLVADKALVKDLVDVKVLTSVAGSHFAEAVTAALLERGGYRKYVERLRLRVREASANAVRQLTGNGWEVFCQPSGGNFLWARPPGIEDSRELVTLGEAYGVTLAPGNYFRPGGETSAWIRINAAYANEPRAVAFMKAAAGRGS, from the coding sequence ATGAAACTAATCTTAGATGCTTCTACCGGAATTCCACTGACCGATCAGATCGTCAACGGCGTGAAGTCGTGGATCGGCAACCGCGAGGCTCGGCCCGGCGCAAAGCTGCCGTCGATCCGTCAGCTGGCAGCCGCGAACGGCATCAGCCGCTTCCCGGTGATCGAAGCCTATGACCGACTGGTATCGCAGGGGCTGCTGGATTCGCGCCAGGGTTCGGGCTTCTATGTGGCGGACAGTCCGCTGGCGGGGCGCTCAGCGTGCGGCTGGTCGGATCCGAGCCTGGCCGAGGATCTTTCCGACCACATCCTCGAGCAGTTCAACCACCCCAGCGGCACGCTCAAGCTGGCCGGCGGCTTTGTGCCGGAAACCTGGCGCGACGTTGAGGGGCTGACGCAGGCGATCCGCGCGATCTCGCGCAACGAAATCGACAGCGTGATCCACTACGCCACGCCGATGGGGCATCCGGAACTGCGCCGCCAGGTGTTGCTGCGCGTGCGCCAGCTGGGCATCGCCGCCGAACTGCCGCAAGTGCTGATCACCACCGGTGCCAGCCAGGCGCTGGACCTGGTGGTGCGCCACCTGCTCAAGCCCGGCGATACGGTGTTCGTGGAAGATCCCGGCTACTACAACTTGTTCGGCCTGCTGCGGCTGCATGGGGTGCAACTGGTGGGCGTGCCGCACACGGCCAACGGCCCCGACCCGGACGCCACCGAGGCGCTGCTGCGCCAGCACAAGCCCAAGCTGTTCTTCACCAACAGCGTGCTGCAGAACCCGACCGGGTCGACGCTGGCGCCGCCGGTGGCATTCCGGCTGCTGGAGCTGGCGCGCCGGCATGGCTTCCGCTTTGTCGAGGACGACATCTTCTCGGACTTCCAGACCCATTTCACCGACCGACTGGCCACGCTGGACCAGCTTGAGCACGTGATCTACATCGGCGGCTTTTCCAAGACGGTGTCGGCCTCGCTGCGGGTCGGCTACCTGGTGGCCGACAAGGCGCTGGTCAAGGACCTGGTCGATGTGAAGGTGCTGACCAGCGTGGCCGGCTCGCACTTCGCCGAGGCGGTGACGGCGGCGCTGCTGGAACGCGGCGGCTACCGCAAATATGTGGAGCGGCTGCGCCTGCGCGTGCGCGAGGCCTCCGCCAATGCCGTGCGGCAGCTGACCGGCAACGGCTGGGAGGTGTTCTGCCAGCCGTCCGGCGGCAACTTCCTGTGGGCACGCCCGCCCGGCATCGAGGATTCGCGCGAACTAGTGACGCTGGGCGAGGCATACGGCGTGACGCTGGCCCCGGGCAACTACTTCCGCCCGGGCGGCGAGACCTCGGCATGGATCCGGATCAACGCCGCCTACGCCAACGAGCCGCGCGCGGTGGCCTTCATGAAGGCCGCGGCCGGGCGCGGCAGCTGA
- a CDS encoding GlxA family transcriptional regulator — protein MTTAYFLVLPNVHMLDLGGPLQILSSVAELGLAPLTVRCVGPHSSVTSFQGPALGRVERLPARLEAGDVVIAVGSKLLDTLTTSPAWHDSAAWLRDSFGEGRNGGVQVAAVCTGAFLLGAAGLLDGRLCTTHHAHIKRLRARHPDASVIDNRVFVRDGNVWTSAGVASGIDLALRLVANACGDEAAIAVARDNVVPFRRFGADPQLEPQFSARSHGNPLVHAVQDAIARDLEANVADPRFAQRFAVSVRHLSRLFHEETGLTPKQYQLTRCAASLGL, from the coding sequence ATGACTACCGCCTATTTCCTGGTGCTGCCCAATGTCCACATGCTCGACCTCGGCGGGCCGCTACAGATCCTGTCGAGTGTGGCAGAACTTGGCCTTGCGCCACTCACTGTGCGCTGCGTCGGCCCGCATTCCAGCGTCACGTCCTTCCAGGGTCCGGCGCTTGGCCGGGTTGAACGCCTGCCCGCCCGGCTCGAAGCCGGCGACGTGGTCATTGCCGTTGGCAGCAAACTTCTGGACACACTGACGACATCGCCTGCGTGGCACGATAGCGCGGCATGGTTGAGGGATAGCTTTGGTGAGGGCAGGAATGGCGGCGTGCAGGTGGCCGCAGTCTGCACCGGCGCCTTTCTGCTCGGCGCAGCGGGCCTGCTCGACGGGCGCCTGTGCACGACACACCATGCACATATCAAGCGCCTGCGCGCGCGCCATCCGGATGCCTCGGTGATCGACAACCGAGTGTTCGTCCGCGACGGCAATGTCTGGACCTCGGCCGGCGTGGCCTCCGGCATCGACCTGGCGCTGCGGCTGGTGGCCAACGCCTGCGGCGACGAGGCCGCGATTGCGGTGGCGCGCGACAACGTCGTGCCGTTCCGGCGCTTCGGCGCCGATCCGCAGCTTGAACCGCAGTTCAGCGCACGCTCGCACGGCAATCCGCTGGTGCATGCAGTGCAGGATGCGATCGCGCGCGACCTGGAAGCCAACGTCGCTGACCCGCGCTTTGCGCAGCGTTTCGCGGTCAGCGTCAGGCACCTGTCGCGCCTGTTCCATGAGGAAACCGGCCTCACGCCGAAGCAATACCAGCTGACCAGGTGCGCGGCAAGCCTCGGCCTTTAG
- a CDS encoding MFS transporter — translation MHRTRLPAVTVALVAIGFAVMFVSTAVRGLYQVYFVDLATHFGQGRAQFAWSGSVFMLATGLMSPVVGALSDRVGPLRTAAAGALAAGIALGSAALWPGSLTFFVLMFGLAGAFGLAAMTFVPMGILVDRLFEERRKGLAYAVVTNGTAIGFVVLSPLWIWLQPQAGWITAFGVAGAVFALPVAGALWLASRWEPASAPAPRTAEADVPAWTVVRRDPVFYALAAGFFGCGATMAFIDVHLIAYWQGQGVPRLAMGYAMSTLGGLELASGLVSGALALSWDKHRLLATFYALRSASMLLLLVPGLGVLPFAVGFGASYLGTVILTSMFCFERYGSRIKGKVFGLLFLGHQLGAFLTVQLGAWSFDATRSYQDSITALVAVTLCSAACSWFGLRRAGPLPALARGPAHAAVPEAASR, via the coding sequence ATGCACCGCACCCGCCTGCCCGCCGTCACCGTGGCCCTGGTCGCCATCGGCTTTGCCGTGATGTTCGTGTCGACCGCGGTGAGGGGCCTCTACCAGGTGTACTTCGTCGACCTCGCCACGCACTTCGGGCAGGGCCGTGCGCAGTTTGCCTGGTCCGGTAGTGTCTTTATGCTGGCCACCGGGCTGATGTCGCCGGTGGTCGGCGCGCTCAGCGATCGCGTCGGCCCGCTGCGCACCGCGGCCGCCGGTGCGCTGGCGGCAGGCATTGCGCTGGGCAGCGCGGCGCTGTGGCCGGGATCGCTGACGTTTTTCGTGCTGATGTTCGGCCTTGCCGGCGCGTTCGGGCTGGCGGCCATGACCTTTGTGCCGATGGGCATCCTGGTGGACCGGCTGTTCGAGGAACGCAGGAAGGGGCTGGCCTATGCGGTGGTTACCAACGGCACCGCGATCGGCTTTGTCGTGCTGTCGCCGCTGTGGATCTGGCTGCAGCCGCAGGCGGGCTGGATCACCGCGTTCGGCGTGGCGGGTGCGGTGTTTGCGTTGCCGGTGGCCGGCGCCTTGTGGCTGGCTTCGCGCTGGGAGCCGGCGTCCGCACCGGCGCCACGCACGGCCGAGGCCGACGTGCCGGCATGGACGGTGGTGCGGCGTGACCCGGTGTTCTATGCGCTGGCAGCCGGCTTCTTCGGCTGCGGCGCCACCATGGCCTTTATCGACGTGCACCTGATCGCGTACTGGCAGGGGCAGGGCGTGCCGCGGCTGGCGATGGGCTATGCGATGAGCACGCTCGGTGGACTGGAGCTGGCCAGCGGCCTGGTCTCCGGCGCGCTGGCACTGAGCTGGGACAAGCACCGGCTGCTGGCCACGTTCTACGCGCTGCGCTCGGCGTCGATGCTGTTGCTGCTGGTGCCGGGCCTGGGCGTGCTGCCGTTTGCGGTCGGCTTTGGCGCCAGCTACCTGGGCACGGTGATCCTGACCTCCATGTTCTGCTTCGAGCGCTATGGCAGCCGGATCAAGGGCAAGGTGTTTGGCCTGCTGTTCCTGGGGCACCAGCTGGGTGCCTTCCTGACGGTGCAGCTGGGGGCGTGGTCGTTCGATGCCACGCGCAGCTACCAGGACAGCATCACGGCGCTGGTGGCGGTGACGCTGTGCTCCGCCGCGTGTTCGTGGTTTGGCCTGCGCCGCGCGGGACCGTTGCCGGCACTGGCCAGGGGCCCGGCGCACGCCGCGGTGCCCGAGGCTGCCAGCCGCTGA
- a CDS encoding RNA-guided endonuclease InsQ/TnpB family protein, which produces MQRLQAFKYELMPNGEQQRNMRRYAGSCRFVYNKALALQKQRYDQGEKKLSYAGLCKQLTEWRNSTETAWLADAPVHPLQQTLKDLERAYTNFFAKRADFPRFKKKGLGDSFRYPDQKQIKLDQTNSRIFLPKLGWLRYRNSRDVLGEVRNACVSLSGGKWFVSIQTERKVERPVPKATSAIGIDMGIARFATMSDGTFLAPLNSFRKHEARLRRAQRAMSRKTKFSNNWKKSKARIQRIHARIGNARLDYLHKATTTISENQAMVCIEDLKVRNMSKSAAGSSGQPGKNVRAKSGLNKAILDQGWYEFGRQLEYKLAWNGGWLIAVPPQHTSRTCPCCGHVSVENRQSQASFACVACGYANHADVVGAINILARGHRVAACGESA; this is translated from the coding sequence ATGCAGCGTCTTCAAGCATTCAAATACGAATTGATGCCGAACGGCGAGCAGCAGCGCAACATGCGCCGTTATGCCGGATCGTGCCGGTTCGTCTATAACAAGGCGCTGGCGTTGCAGAAACAGCGTTACGATCAAGGCGAAAAGAAGCTCAGCTATGCCGGTCTGTGTAAGCAACTCACGGAGTGGCGCAACAGCACGGAAACAGCATGGCTGGCCGATGCACCAGTCCATCCTCTTCAACAGACGCTCAAGGACTTGGAGCGGGCCTACACAAATTTCTTCGCAAAACGGGCCGACTTCCCGCGTTTCAAGAAGAAGGGTCTGGGCGACAGTTTCCGCTATCCCGACCAGAAGCAAATCAAGCTTGATCAGACCAACTCGCGTATCTTTTTGCCCAAGCTGGGCTGGCTGCGATACAGGAACAGCCGCGACGTACTCGGTGAGGTACGCAATGCCTGCGTCAGCCTGTCGGGCGGCAAGTGGTTTGTTTCGATCCAGACTGAGCGGAAGGTCGAGCGACCTGTGCCGAAAGCCACCAGCGCCATCGGCATCGACATGGGCATCGCTCGCTTTGCCACCATGAGCGATGGCACTTTCCTCGCGCCGCTCAACAGCTTTAGGAAGCACGAAGCCAGACTGCGCCGTGCGCAGCGGGCGATGAGCCGCAAGACGAAATTCAGCAACAACTGGAAGAAGTCCAAGGCCCGAATCCAGCGTATCCACGCACGCATCGGTAACGCCCGCCTCGACTACCTGCACAAAGCCACGACCACGATCAGCGAAAATCAAGCGATGGTGTGTATCGAGGACCTGAAGGTACGGAACATGTCCAAGTCAGCGGCCGGTTCAAGCGGGCAACCGGGCAAGAACGTCAGGGCCAAGTCCGGCCTGAACAAGGCCATCCTCGATCAGGGTTGGTACGAGTTCGGGCGTCAACTGGAATACAAGCTAGCGTGGAATGGCGGCTGGCTAATAGCTGTGCCGCCACAGCACACCAGTCGCACGTGCCCTTGCTGCGGGCATGTATCTGTCGAGAACCGGCAGAGCCAGGCGAGCTTCGCCTGTGTGGCATGCGGCTATGCGAATCACGCCGACGTGGTCGGCGCGATCAACATTTTGGCGCGGGGGCACCGCGTTGCAGCCTGTGGAGAGTCGGCGTAG
- a CDS encoding DUF2917 domain-containing protein, which translates to MRELRTFELDEPGQPVSWRAGYGQTVCAAAGKLWVTVEGNPTDIWLEPGAELPLPEGYRVWLSGDGAGARFALAQVPAPWSLRRLAAWLRAMRHRVEEHSTDAFGECPRIWA; encoded by the coding sequence ATGCGCGAACTACGGACTTTCGAACTGGACGAGCCCGGACAGCCAGTGAGCTGGCGCGCCGGTTACGGGCAGACCGTCTGCGCGGCGGCGGGCAAGCTGTGGGTGACGGTGGAAGGCAATCCCACTGACATCTGGCTGGAGCCGGGCGCCGAACTGCCGTTGCCGGAGGGCTACCGGGTGTGGCTGTCGGGCGATGGCGCGGGCGCGCGCTTCGCGCTGGCCCAGGTGCCGGCGCCGTGGTCGCTGCGGCGGCTGGCGGCGTGGCTGCGGGCGATGCGGCACCGGGTGGAGGAGCACAGCACCGATGCGTTCGGGGAGTGCCCGAGGATCTGGGCCTGA
- a CDS encoding VOC family protein, producing MNVRRIVANISAAEPSLARAFYQDVLGLDLLMDHGWIQTYGRDTAMSVQVSVASEGGSGTPVPDLSIEVDDVNEAHRRMVAAGFAIEYGPADEPWGVRRFYVRDPFGRLVNILRHA from the coding sequence ATGAACGTCAGACGTATCGTCGCCAATATCTCGGCCGCGGAGCCTTCGCTTGCGCGCGCCTTCTACCAGGACGTCCTTGGTCTCGACCTGCTGATGGATCACGGGTGGATCCAGACTTATGGCCGCGACACTGCCATGTCCGTTCAGGTCAGCGTGGCGTCGGAGGGTGGCAGCGGTACACCCGTGCCGGACCTGTCCATAGAGGTTGACGATGTCAATGAAGCGCATCGCCGCATGGTGGCCGCGGGCTTTGCCATCGAATACGGCCCTGCCGACGAGCCGTGGGGCGTGCGCCGTTTCTATGTGCGCGATCCGTTCGGGCGACTGGTGAATATCCTCAGGCACGCCTGA
- a CDS encoding amino acid permease, which yields MSLFRTKDIDAMLAVARDDGLKKVLGPIDLVMMGIGAIIGTGIFVLTGTGALTAGPALTVSFVIAALSCGFAALCYAEFASAIPVSGSIYTYSYATLGEIVAWMIGWDLLLEYGLATSAVSVGWSGYFQSLMAGFGLKLPAALSAAPGSVPGVKTMLNLPACLIMLAITWVVSYGVRESTRINNLMVAIKIGVVLLFIAVGVWHVQPANWQPFAPFGFAGIFNAAALVFFAFIGFDAVTSAAEEVRNPRRDLPIGIIGSLAVCTVLYVVVAAIMTGIVPFAKFAGVDHPVSLALQFAGQNWVAGFVDLGAILGMTTVILVMTYGQTRVIFAMSRDGLLPERLSSVHPVHATPYFATWTVGIVFAAIAAFVPLNVLAELINIGTLAAFTLISVAVLVLRKTRPELPRAFRCPGVPVVPLLSIGFCLFLMAHLQALTWIAFLVWLAVGLVIYFGYARRNAVLHNHGG from the coding sequence ATGAGCTTGTTTCGAACCAAGGACATCGACGCGATGCTGGCCGTCGCGCGCGATGACGGCCTGAAGAAGGTGCTGGGTCCGATCGACCTGGTGATGATGGGCATCGGCGCCATCATCGGCACCGGCATTTTCGTGCTGACCGGCACCGGCGCGCTGACCGCGGGGCCGGCGCTGACGGTGTCGTTTGTGATCGCGGCGCTGTCGTGCGGCTTTGCCGCGCTGTGCTACGCGGAGTTCGCTTCGGCGATCCCGGTGTCGGGATCGATCTATACGTACAGTTATGCCACGCTGGGCGAGATTGTCGCGTGGATGATCGGCTGGGACCTGCTGCTGGAATACGGGCTGGCTACGTCCGCCGTGTCGGTGGGATGGTCGGGCTACTTCCAGTCGCTGATGGCGGGCTTCGGGCTGAAGCTGCCGGCGGCGCTGAGCGCGGCGCCAGGGTCCGTGCCGGGGGTGAAGACCATGCTGAACCTGCCGGCGTGCCTGATCATGCTGGCCATCACCTGGGTGGTGTCGTACGGCGTGCGCGAATCCACGCGCATCAACAACCTGATGGTGGCGATCAAGATCGGCGTGGTGCTGCTGTTTATCGCGGTGGGCGTGTGGCATGTGCAGCCGGCCAACTGGCAGCCGTTCGCGCCATTCGGCTTTGCCGGCATCTTCAATGCGGCGGCGCTGGTGTTCTTTGCCTTTATCGGCTTCGACGCGGTGACCTCGGCCGCGGAAGAGGTGCGCAACCCGCGCCGCGACCTGCCGATCGGCATCATCGGTTCGCTGGCGGTGTGCACGGTGCTGTATGTGGTGGTGGCCGCCATCATGACCGGCATCGTGCCGTTCGCGAAGTTTGCCGGCGTGGACCACCCGGTCTCGCTGGCGCTGCAGTTCGCGGGCCAGAACTGGGTGGCCGGCTTTGTCGACCTGGGCGCAATCCTGGGCATGACCACGGTGATCCTGGTGATGACCTATGGCCAGACCCGCGTGATCTTTGCGATGTCGCGCGACGGCCTGCTGCCCGAGCGGTTGTCTTCCGTGCACCCGGTGCATGCCACGCCGTATTTCGCCACCTGGACCGTCGGCATCGTGTTTGCCGCGATTGCCGCCTTCGTGCCGCTGAACGTGCTGGCCGAACTGATCAATATCGGCACGCTGGCGGCCTTCACGCTGATCTCGGTGGCGGTGCTGGTGCTACGCAAGACGCGCCCGGAACTACCGCGCGCATTTCGCTGCCCGGGCGTGCCGGTGGTGCCGCTGCTGTCAATCGGCTTCTGCCTGTTCCTGATGGCACACCTGCAGGCGCTGACCTGGATTGCCTTCCTGGTGTGGCTGGCGGTGGGGCTGGTGATCTACTTCGGCTACGCGCGGCGCAATGCCGTGCTGCATAACCACGGCGGCTGA